One part of the Rutidosis leptorrhynchoides isolate AG116_Rl617_1_P2 chromosome 1, CSIRO_AGI_Rlap_v1, whole genome shotgun sequence genome encodes these proteins:
- the LOC139899505 gene encoding uncharacterized protein: protein MCVNFTDLNKACPKDNYPLPEFDWKVESVSGYQFKSFLDAFKGYHQIPMAIRDQDKIAFHTPDGIFCYIMMPFGLKNAGATYQRVIDKAFKDQIGKNVEAYVDDIVIKSHTEDSMLRDTVEMFESLRKVNMKLNPKKCTFGVEEGKFLGYIVTERSSKPEWKIVSFNKISIKSIKSITTIYEVKGQILADFLLETTEKVDHPPNVIAGNHVWELHTDGASSEEGVGAGLVLTSPEGEEHTYALRFCFYASNNEAEYEALLSGLRIVSEMGIKHLLAYVDSQIVAQQVNGGFETKDASMKQYLQLVEKISKHFETLEVVQIPRNKNKKADVLSKLATLTFDHLHKKVLVEVLKNKSVDEKVVVAAVEQGEPCWITPYVKYLQDGILPADTMEARWIRVSAPLYVLENGILYRKSFSGPKFKVFNITASN, encoded by the exons ATGTGTGTCAACTTCACAGATttaaataaagcatgtccaaaagaCAATTATCCTTTACCAGAATTTGATTGGAAAGTGGAATCTGTAAGTGGGTATCAGTTTAAATCCTTTTTGGATGCATtcaagggatatcatcaaatcccaatggcaATACGTGATCAAGATAAAATAGCTTTCCACACACCAGATGGAATTTTCTGCTATATCATGATGCCTTTCGGATTAAAAAATGCAGGGGCAACTTACCAGCGCGTAATTGATAAAGCATTTAAAGATCAAATAGGTAAAAATGTAGAAgcctatgttgatgacattgttatCAAGAGCCATACAGAAGACAGTATGCTCAGAGATACTGTTGAAATGTTTGAATCATTACGAAAGGTCAATATGAAATTGAATCCTAAGAAGTGCACTTTTGGTGTAGAAGAAGGCAAATTCTTAGGTTATATTGTTACAGAAAGAAGTTCAAAGCCTGAATGGAAGATTGTCAGCTTTAACAAGATTTCTATCAAGAGCATCAAATCGATCACTACCATTTATGAAG tcaaaggtcaaattttggcagattttttATTAGAAACAACAGAAAAGGTTGATCATCCGCCAAACGTTATAGCTGGTAATCATGTttgggagttacacactgatggtGCATCAAGTGAGGAAGGTGTTGGTGCAGGGTTAGTACTTACTAGTCCAGAAGGTGAGGAGCATACGTATGCATTGAGGTTTTGTTTCTATGCATCTAATAATGAagcagaatatgaagcattgctttcCGGCCTCCGCATAGTGTCAGAAATGGGAATAAAACATTTGCttgcatatgttgattctcaaattgtggCACAACAGGTTAATGGAGGGTTTGAAACTAAAGATGCCTCTATGAAACAGTATTTGCAATTAGTTGAGAAAATATCAAAACATTTTGAGACCTTAGAGGTCGTGCAGATACCAAGAAATAAAAACAAGAAGGCAGATGTTTTGAGCAAATTAGCAAcattaacatttgatcatttgcacaagaaAGTTTTGGTGGAGGTCTTAAAAAATAAATCGGTTGATGAAAAAGTTGTGGTCGCAGCAGTTGAACAGGGGGAACCATGTTGGATAACCCCCTATGTGAAATATTTGCAGGACGGAATACTGCCAGCAGATACCATGGAGGCAAGATGGATAAGAGTTAGTGCTCCACTTTACGTCCTGGAAAACGGAATACTTTATAGAAAATCCTTCAGTGGACCAAAATTTAAGGTGTTTAACATCACAGCAAGCAATTGA